The following nucleotide sequence is from Petrotoga miotherma DSM 10691.
GTTTGAAAAAACAAAATTGGATGATATTTATGGTATTGGTCCAAAGAGGAAAAAAGAATTAATAAAACATTTTGGAGGAATTCAAAAAGTATTGGAAGCATCAACTGAAGAAATATCAAAAGTTGTTAAAAGTGAAAAAATCGCCAAAAGAATAAAAGAAAGTTTAGGAGAGAAATGATTTGGAAGAACTAATAAAATTTGCCAAAAATTACTTAAACAAGTACAAAAACTTTTTAGCCGATGAATTCCAACATTTTTTCTTTGGTAGTGTTTACGATAGTGAAGACAAATTTCCTGTCTATTGTATTTTTATAGATGAAGAAGGAAGAGTTTTTGAAACCCTTGGACCTGATAAACCAGGAAAAGTTATGAGCGTCCTATACCCTACGTATTACAATGATTTAGACATATTAGTAAAAAAATACACTGAACTATCAAGACAATACAATAAAATAGTACAACCCAATACGGCATTTGGTATTGTACAATCGCCTTTTAAAATTACATCTTACAGGGTATGGGGGAATGAAAGGCTTATAAAAAAACTTATATTTTCGGAAAAATTAAAAGGTGAAGAATACATTTCTCTCCATCAGAACATAACAGATGAAAAATTGAAATTCATAATCAAACATTACAAGCAATGGGAAGACGACATATTTTATTTTCCATATTTGAAGGATATTCACATTTTATTTAGAGTTCCTAAATATATAATATATAAGCAGTTCAGAAGTGTCCATATATATAGAAATTGGACGAATATTGAAAGAAAAAGTACTTCAAAGATATGATTTTTTAGAAAATTCTTACAAGCTCCCAGAGATGAAAGTTAAAGCTCCAGCATTAGCCGTATTCAAAGTACCTGCAGAGCGTATCCTTTATATAGATTTCAAATCTATTTATGATCAGTTTATAAAAAAGA
It contains:
- a CDS encoding DUF4895 domain-containing protein, which produces MEELIKFAKNYLNKYKNFLADEFQHFFFGSVYDSEDKFPVYCIFIDEEGRVFETLGPDKPGKVMSVLYPTYYNDLDILVKKYTELSRQYNKIVQPNTAFGIVQSPFKITSYRVWGNERLIKKLIFSEKLKGEEYISLHQNITDEKLKFIIKHYKQWEDDIFYFPYLKDIHILFRVPKYIIYKQFRSVHIYRNWTNIERKSTSKI
- a CDS encoding DUF4895 domain-containing protein is translated as MKEKVLQRYDFLENSYKLPEMKVKAPALAVFKVPAERILYIDFKSIYDQFIKKTAKIVDQINKLEIQL